The genomic DNA CGGCGAGCTTGATAAGAGCCGAAAGCAGGATTTCAAATGTGTGAAAACGCAAACCCGTTGTGACATCAATATCCAGGTCTGCATGATGCACCATGTGTAGTCGCCAAAATAAGGGAACTGCATGAAACATAACGTGCTGGAGATAAATCGCCAGATCGAAAGCGAGTATGCAAAGCAGGATGACTAACCAGAGCGGCCATTCGACCAAATGCAAAATCCCCCAGTCTCGGGAATCGGCAAATATAGCCGCTCCAACAGCTGTCATCGGGATGAAAAGCCGGACCAGGCAGATATTCAAAGCCACCAAAATTAAATTGCTGGCCCATCGTGTCGACTTCTGAGCCACAAGCAGTCGCCTCGGCAGAAACAGCTCCCAGAGTGCCATAATGAAAAGAACAACCAGAAAAATTCCCAGTCGAACGAAGAGTTCGGTAGATTGCTCAATCCCTTCCATAGCGTTTACTCATATCTGCAGTTGAGGTGGGAAATTTTGAGGAATGTGGTGATCGCAACTGGAAACCAAACTGTATAACATTGTTGGACCAATCCCCACAAATACCATACCTCTAAATGATTAATCATGATTCCATCGGATCGATGTGACACGATTTGCAGGATTTGATTTCGCCTCGTATGTTACCGTACAACTCATTCAATAGGATTTGAGAAGCATTTTAACCGGCAAAATATATCCATGTTCTTATTTTCAAAGAAAATCTTCATGACAATTTCAGCTTACCTCAAATTCACTTCGCTGTTAACAATCGCATTTTTCTTTCATGCAAACATCGATAACTCATTCGCCGCTGAGCAACCCCCCAATATTGTATTTATCCTGAGTGATGATCAGGCGTGGACAGATTATGGTTTCATGGGGAATGCAGAAGTCAAAACGCCTCATCTCGACAGGTTGTCTGAACAAAGTCTCGTATTCGAGCGAGGCTACGTTGCTGCACCACTGTGTCGTCCCTCACTGGCATCAATGTTGACAGGACTCTATCCGTTTCAGCATGGGATTACAGGCAATGATGTTGATGGAAAGAATAAGCGTGCGGAATTGGACAGACCGGTTCGTCAGGCATTTCATCAGTTCCCAAGCTTTGTCAAACTGTTGTCAGAAAACGGATATCTGGCACATCAGTCTGGAAAATGGTGGGAGGGAGCCTGGGAAGATGGCGGGTTCACGCACGGCATGACCCATGGCGATCCCAAACGAGGCGGCCGTCACGGGGACGAAGGACTGAAAATCGGACGCACGTCTATGGAACCAGTCACAGATTTTATTGACATGGCAACTGCGCAAAAGAAACTATTCCTTATTTGGTATGCACCTTTCCTGCCCCACACCCCGCACAATCCTCCGCGGCGAATTTTAGAGAAGTACATGCAGGCGGGACACGAACCTGATGTTTCAAAATATTATGCCATGTGCGAATGGTTCGATGAAACCTGCGGAGAATTACTCAACCATCTGGAGGAAACGGGACAAACCCAAAACACGATTGTGATTTATATCTGTGATAATGGCTGGGCCGCAGCAAGTACGAATGCGAACGATCCCAACCAGAAGTTGTGGTCGCAATACGCGCAACGATCAAAAGGCTCTCCATACGATCTGGGTGTTCGCACCCCCATCATGATTTCATGGCCGGGACATGTGAAGCCAGCACACGTTCAGGACTTGGCACATGCGATCGATATTTTCCCCACCATTGCAGCGGCAACGGGGCTCAATCCACCACCCAGTCTTCCTGGTATCAATCTGCTGGATGAGAAAAGGCGATCAGATCGAAATACTGTATTCGGTGTCTGTAATTCGGTCCATAATATGTCGCCGGGTCATCCCGATGAAACATTGCAATACCTCTGGTGTGTGCATGAAGACTGGAAACTTCTTGTTCGCTTTGAGGGCAAGGATACGACACAGTATCGGAATCTCCACATTTGGGATCAATCTCCAGTCAGGTTATACAATCTCAAAGACGATCCGCATGAAGAAAACGATTTGTCATCTTCCCATCCGGAAATCGTGCAACAGCTGAAATCGAAGATCCATAACTGGCATCCGGTTGAGGAATAGTTTAAGTGTTATGCCGGTTTTGGCTTAATGAATAAAACTTCGCCTCGTTCAATCCATCCTTTTCTCAGATCGACTCGAAACCAACCTTCGCTATTTTTTTTGTGAAAGCGAACTGGGGATCGCTTTCCGAATTCTTTCAGATCGTACTCGGCCCAGGTCTTGCCCATATCTGGTGAGATCGTAAAGCCTGTTGAATAGGGTGAGGCGGGGGCGTAGTGTGCAGAGAGTATTACTTCGTCCTCGATGATCATGTTGGCGGATTCATAGAGCGGATTGAAGAGTCGGGTATGCTTTTTGATATCCACGAGATCGCCCGGTGCACAGGTAAAGATTCCACGATCGTGCGGCATGGTGCCGTTGTTTCCATTGGCATCGGCTGCCCAATAAAGTTGGCCATCCACAAAGTTGATCCCACCGGATTTAAAACGTGAGTTGGAATTCACCGAAACGAGAACCTGCCAGTCCCATACATCCTGAGTTTTATCATAAGTTCCGCGCAGCCAGTGACATTCCTGCTTATTTGTCCCATCGGCTGCCGTTCGATCGTGATCGCCAGTGCAAGCATAAAATGCATTCTCCGACGGGTTGTAAGCCACGGAATGAACATGGCGACAGACCACAGGATTTTCCGGGTTGCCGAGCATATC from Rubinisphaera italica includes the following:
- a CDS encoding sterol desaturase family protein, which translates into the protein MEGIEQSTELFVRLGIFLVVLFIMALWELFLPRRLLVAQKSTRWASNLILVALNICLVRLFIPMTAVGAAIFADSRDWGILHLVEWPLWLVILLCILAFDLAIYLQHVMFHAVPLFWRLHMVHHADLDIDVTTGLRFHTFEILLSALIKLAVVLLLGAPALAVLIFEVLLNATSMFNHSNVKMAGWLDQLMRWFIVTPDMHRVHHSVIHRETNSNFGFNLPWWDYLMGTYRAQPEYGHEKMRIGLMKYSDEKQVDRLPGILLLPFFSPESSSMLQDEMTENSSQQISETNGLDFESPR
- a CDS encoding sulfatase-like hydrolase/transferase, with product MTISAYLKFTSLLTIAFFFHANIDNSFAAEQPPNIVFILSDDQAWTDYGFMGNAEVKTPHLDRLSEQSLVFERGYVAAPLCRPSLASMLTGLYPFQHGITGNDVDGKNKRAELDRPVRQAFHQFPSFVKLLSENGYLAHQSGKWWEGAWEDGGFTHGMTHGDPKRGGRHGDEGLKIGRTSMEPVTDFIDMATAQKKLFLIWYAPFLPHTPHNPPRRILEKYMQAGHEPDVSKYYAMCEWFDETCGELLNHLEETGQTQNTIVIYICDNGWAAASTNANDPNQKLWSQYAQRSKGSPYDLGVRTPIMISWPGHVKPAHVQDLAHAIDIFPTIAAATGLNPPPSLPGINLLDEKRRSDRNTVFGVCNSVHNMSPGHPDETLQYLWCVHEDWKLLVRFEGKDTTQYRNLHIWDQSPVRLYNLKDDPHEENDLSSSHPEIVQQLKSKIHNWHPVEE